A genomic window from Panthera tigris isolate Pti1 chromosome B4, P.tigris_Pti1_mat1.1, whole genome shotgun sequence includes:
- the HSP90B1 gene encoding endoplasmin yields the protein MRALWVLGLCCVLLTFGSVQADDEVDVDGTVEEDLGKSREGSRTDDEVVQREEEAIQLDGLNASQIRELREKSEKFAFQAEVNRMMKLIINSLYKNKEIFLRELISNASDALDKIRLISLTDENALAGNEELTVKIKCDKEKNLLHVTDTGVGMTREELVKNLGTIAKSGTSEFLNKMTEAQEDGQSTSELIGQFGVGFYSAFLVADKVIVTSKHNNDTQHIWESDSNEFSVIADPRGNTLGRGTTITLVLKEEASDYLELDTIKNLVKKYSQFINFPIYVWSSKTETVEEPMEEEEAAKEEKEDSDDEAAVEEEEEEKKPKTKKVEKTVWDWELMNDIKPIWQRPSKEVEDDEYKAFYKSFSKESDDPMAYIHFTAEGEVTFKSILFVPTSAPRGLFDEYGSKKSDYIKLYVRRVFITDDFHDMMPKYLNFVKGVVDSDDLPLNVSRETLQQHKLLKVIRKKLVRKTLDMIKKIADEKYNDTFWKEFGTNIKLGVIEDHSNRTRLAKLLRFQSSHHPSDITSLDQYVERMKEKQDKIYFMAGSSRKEAESSPFVERLLKKGYEVIYLTEPVDEYCIQALPEFDGKRFQNVAKEGVKFDESEKTKESREAIEKEFEPLLNWMKDKALKDKIEKAVVSQRLTESPCALVASQYGWSGNMERIMKAQAYQTGKDISTNYYASQKKTFEINPRHPLIKDMLRRVKEDEEDKTVSDLAVVLFETATLRSGYLLPDTKAYGDRIERMLRLSLNIDPDAKVEEEPEEEPEETTEDTTEDTEQDEEEEMDAGADEEEQETVKKSTAEKDEL from the exons ATGAGGGCCCTGTGGGTGCTGGGCCTCTGCTGCGTCCTACTGACCTTCG GGTCAGTCCAGGCTGATGATGAAGTGGACGTGGATGGTACAGTGGAAGAGGATCTGGGCAAAAGTAGAGAAGGCTCACGGACAGATGATGAAGTTGTACAGAG AGAGGAAGAAGCTATTCAGTTGGATGGATTAAATGCATCCCAAATAAGAGAACTtagagagaaatcagaaaaatttgCCTTCCAAGCTGAAGTTAATCGAATGATGAAACTTATTATTAATtcattgtataaaaataaagag ATTTTCTTGAGAGAACTGATTTCAAATGCTTCTGACGCTTTAGATAAGATAAGGTTAATATCACTGACTGATGAAAATGCTCTTGCTGGAAATGAGGAACTAACTGTCAAAATTAAG TGTGACAAGGAGAAGAATCTGCTGCATGTGACAGACACCGGTGTAGGAATGACCCGGGAAGAGTTGGTTAAAAACCTTGGCACCATAGCCAAATCTGGAACCAGCGAGTTCTTAAACAAAATGACTGAGGCACAAGAAGATGGCCAGTCGACTTCTGAATTGATCGGCCAGTTTGGTGTTGGCTTCTATTCTGCCTTCCTCGTGGCTGACAAGGTTATTGTCACGTCGAAACACAACAACGATACCCAGCACATCTGGGAATCTGACTCCAATGAATTTTCTGTGATTGCTGACCCAAGAGGAAACACCCTGGGACGGGGAACAACAATTAC ccttgttttaaaagaagaagcATCTGATTACCTTGAATTAGATACAATTAAAAATCTCGTCAAGAAATATTCACAGTTTATAAACTTCCCTATTTATGTGTGGAGCAGCAAG ACTGAAACTGTTGAGGAACCcatggaagaagaagaagcagcgaaagaagaaaaggaagattctGATGATGAAGCTGcagtggaagaagaagaagaggaaaaaaaaccaaaaaccaaaaaagt TGAAAAGACTGTCTGGGATTGGGAACTTATGAATGATATCAAACCGATCTGGCAGAGACCATCAAAAGAAGTAGAAGATGATGAATACAAAGCTTTCTACAAATCATTTTCAAAG GAAAGTGATGACCCCATGGCCTACATCCACTTTACTGCTGAAGGGGAAGTTACCTTCAAATCCATTTTATTCGTACCTACATCTGCTCCTCGTGGTCTGTTTGATGAATATGGATCGAAGAAGAGTGATTACATTAAG CTCTATGTGCGCCGAGTATTCATCACAGACGACTTCCATGACATGATGCCCAAGTACCTTAATTTTGTCAAGGGTGTT GTGGACTCAGATGATCTCCCCTTGAATGTTTCCCGGGAAACTCTTCAGCAACATAAACTGCTTAAG gtgATTAGAAAGAAGCTTGTCCGTAAAACTCTGGACATGATCAAGAAGATTGCTGATGAGAAGTACAATGATACTTTTTGGAAAGAATTCGGTACTAACATCAAGCTCGGTGTGATTGAAGACCACTCGAATCGAACCCGTCTTGCAAAACTCCTTAGGTTCCAGTCTTCTCATCATCCAAGTGACATTACGAGTCTAGATCAGTATGtggaaagaatgaaggagaaacaagacaaaatctACTTCATGGCTGGGTCCAGCAGGAAAGAG GCTGAATCTTCTCCATTTGTTGAGCGACTTCTGAAAAAGGGCTATGAAGTGATTTATCTCACAGAACCTGTGGACGAATACTGCATTCAGGCTCTTCCGGAGTTTGACGGGAAAAGGTTCCAGAATGTTGCCAAGGAAGGAGTGAAATTTGATGAAAGTGAGAAAACTAAGGAGAGTCGTGAAGCAATTGAGAAAGAATTTGAGCCTCTGCTCAATTGGATGAAAGATAAAGCTCTCAAGGACAAG ATTGAAAAGGCCGTGGTATCTCAACGTCTGACAGAGTCTCCTTGTGCTCTTGTGGCCAGCCAGTATGGGTGGTCTGGCAACatggagagaatcatgaaagctcAAGCCTACCAGACGGGCAAGGACATCTCTACAAA TTACTATGCCagccagaagaaaacatttgaaattaatcCCAGACATCCCCTGATCAAAGACATGCTTCGACGAGTGAAG GAAGATGAAGAGGATAAGACCGTTTCAgatcttgctgtggttttgtttgAAACGGCAACACTACGGTCAGGATATCTGTTACCAGACACTAAAGCATATGGAGATCGAATAGAAAGAATGCTTCGCCTCAGTTTAAACATTGACCCTGATGCAAAG GTGGAAGAAGAACCCGAAGAAGAACCTGAAGAAACAACAGAGGACACCACAGAAGACACAGAGCAGgacgaagaagaagaaatggatgcAGGAGCAGATGAAGAAGAACAGGAAACAGTAAAG aaatcTACAGCTGAAAAAGatgaattataa
- the CB4H12orf73 gene encoding protein BRAWNIN produces the protein MPAGVSWATYLKMFAASLLAMCAGAEVVHRYYLPDLTIPEIPPKPGELKTELLGLKKRQYEPQVSQQ, from the exons ATGCCCGCGGGCGTGTCCTGGGCCACCTACTTGAAAATGTTCGCCGCCAGCCTCCTGGCCATGTGCGCCGGGGCCGAAGTGGTGCACAGGTACTACCTGCCGGACCtg ACAATACCTGAAATTCCACCAAAGCCCGGAGAACTCAAAACGGAGCTTCTGGGACTGAAAAAGAGACAATATGAACCTCAAGTTTCTCAGCAATAG